The Lysobacter gummosus genome includes a region encoding these proteins:
- a CDS encoding LysR family transcriptional regulator: MNNEKSARTLAWDDYRFILAVGRAGSLNGAAKRLAVSHPTVFRRINAIERTLGARLFERARDGYAPTPTGEDVIAVAAEIEARITATERRLAGLDARPTGKIRLTTVEPLLYSLLPPILARFRRAHPGIVLEVVADNALHDLGRREADLALRPGGQPPDGLIGRKIARIKASVYRPRSLRLPRGAGPEDLHDQDWLVPDGNLANILIAQWLRRQNYDRRAVLSANSLLALRDAAVAGMGLVLLPCYLGDPERRLVRVGEPLEALNTDLWLLNHPDLRRTERIRVFADALREGFAALQPRLDGASGAAPAP, translated from the coding sequence ATGAACAACGAAAAATCCGCGCGGACCCTGGCCTGGGACGACTACCGCTTCATCCTCGCCGTCGGCCGCGCCGGCTCGCTCAACGGCGCGGCCAAGCGCCTGGCGGTCAGCCATCCCACCGTGTTCCGCCGCATCAACGCGATCGAACGCACCCTCGGCGCGCGCCTGTTCGAACGCGCGCGCGACGGCTACGCGCCCACGCCGACCGGCGAGGACGTGATCGCGGTCGCCGCCGAGATCGAAGCGCGGATCACCGCGACCGAACGCCGTCTGGCTGGGCTGGACGCGCGTCCGACCGGCAAGATCCGCCTGACCACGGTCGAGCCGCTGCTGTACTCGCTGCTGCCGCCGATACTGGCGCGGTTCCGCCGCGCCCATCCGGGCATCGTCCTGGAGGTGGTCGCCGACAACGCCTTGCACGACCTGGGCCGGCGCGAGGCCGATCTGGCCCTGCGCCCGGGCGGCCAGCCGCCGGACGGGCTGATCGGACGCAAGATCGCCCGGATCAAGGCCTCGGTGTACCGGCCGCGCTCGCTGCGGCTGCCGCGCGGGGCCGGCCCGGAGGACCTGCACGACCAGGACTGGCTGGTGCCGGACGGCAACCTGGCCAACATCCTTATCGCGCAATGGCTGCGCCGGCAGAACTACGACCGGCGCGCCGTGCTCAGCGCCAACAGCCTGCTGGCTCTGCGCGACGCCGCCGTGGCCGGCATGGGTCTGGTGCTGTTGCCGTGCTACCTCGGCGATCCCGAGCGGCGGCTGGTGCGGGTCGGTGAACCGCTGGAGGCGCTGAACACCGACCTGTGGCTGCTGAACCATCCGGACCTGCGCCGGACCGAGCGCATCCGCGTGTTCGCCGACGCCCTGCGCGAGGGCTTCGCGGCCTTGCAGCCCCGGTTGGACGGAGCATCCGGCGCGGCCCCGGCCCCGTAA
- a CDS encoding class I SAM-dependent methyltransferase produces the protein MRLEGSQETLLITLYAKAVDNRSTPSILHDALADDLVRRIDYNFERFGLSPYDIRGLALRSRIIDGWTRAALQARTDTLVLHLACGLDSRIYRVDPSLEVDWIDIDFPQVIQLRRDLLPQRLGRYRTLASNVMEPDWIAKLDNDRPVLVIAEGLFPYLDEDRARELMRRLIEHFPQGGQLLCDVYSRLALRLLRNAQMIRVTRARIGEWGPNGANQLETWHPRLQFVDEPHYAQLPEMDALPLPQRWLFKLYDRSRWLRSLGRVVRYRF, from the coding sequence ATGCGCCTGGAAGGCAGTCAGGAAACCCTGCTGATCACGCTCTACGCCAAGGCCGTGGACAACCGCTCCACGCCGTCGATCCTGCACGATGCCCTGGCCGACGACCTGGTCCGCCGCATCGACTACAACTTCGAACGGTTCGGCCTGAGTCCCTACGACATCCGCGGTCTGGCGCTGCGCTCGCGCATCATCGACGGCTGGACCCGCGCCGCGCTGCAAGCGCGCACCGATACGCTGGTGCTGCATCTGGCCTGTGGCCTGGATTCGCGCATCTACCGGGTCGATCCGTCGCTGGAAGTGGATTGGATCGACATCGATTTCCCGCAGGTGATCCAGTTGCGCCGCGATCTGTTGCCGCAGCGCCTGGGCCGCTACCGCACCCTGGCCAGCAACGTGATGGAACCGGACTGGATCGCCAAGCTCGACAACGACCGGCCGGTGCTGGTGATCGCCGAAGGCCTGTTTCCGTACCTGGACGAAGATCGCGCGCGCGAGCTGATGCGGCGGCTGATCGAACACTTCCCGCAGGGCGGGCAGTTGCTGTGCGATGTCTACAGCCGCCTCGCGCTGCGCCTGCTGCGCAACGCGCAGATGATCCGCGTGACCCGGGCGCGCATCGGCGAATGGGGTCCGAACGGCGCCAACCAACTGGAAACCTGGCATCCGCGCCTGCAGTTCGTGGACGAGCCGCATTACGCGCAACTGCCGGAAATGGACGCGCTGCCGTTGCCGCAGCGCTGGCTGTTCAAACTTTACGACCGCTCGCGCTGGCTGCGCAGCCTGGGCCGCGTGGTGCGCTATCGGTTCTGA
- a CDS encoding carboxymuconolactone decarboxylase family protein, whose amino-acid sequence MSARLDYNQVDPKGSRALAGLSAYVENSGLERALIDLINVRISQINGCAYCLRLHTEEAVERGETHRRLHLLRVWAEGPFSERERAALGWAEAITAVNLGPVSDEVYARTREHFSDQDLVSLTFAAISMNAWNRLGIAFRKPDPALAG is encoded by the coding sequence ATGTCCGCACGTCTGGATTACAACCAGGTCGATCCGAAAGGCAGCCGCGCGCTGGCCGGGCTCAGCGCATACGTGGAAAACAGCGGTCTGGAACGCGCGTTGATCGATCTGATCAATGTGCGCATCTCGCAGATCAACGGCTGCGCCTACTGCCTGCGCCTGCACACCGAGGAAGCGGTGGAGCGCGGCGAAACCCATCGCCGCCTGCATCTGCTGCGGGTCTGGGCCGAAGGTCCGTTCAGCGAGCGCGAACGCGCGGCGCTGGGGTGGGCCGAGGCGATCACCGCGGTGAATCTGGGGCCGGTGTCCGATGAGGTCTATGCGCGCACGCGCGAGCACTTCAGCGATCAGGATCTGGTGTCGCTGACGTTCGCGGCGATTTCGATGAATGCCTGGAATCGGCTGGGGATCGCGTTCCGCAAGCCGGATCCGGCGTTGGCGGGGTGA